The Megalops cyprinoides isolate fMegCyp1 chromosome 22, fMegCyp1.pri, whole genome shotgun sequence genome contains a region encoding:
- the LOC118769635 gene encoding NACHT, LRR and PYD domains-containing protein 12-like, which yields MLEHYPADSALTVTLHILREMSLNNEALTLARKMGRELPIGGPRPRVTPPPPAGPIQGGTADIKPPPAGPTQRGTTDSRPQPMVACSSPDVTARTVQEKIRSKLRMRFQRIFEGIPKKGQSNLLIKVYTEVFITEGAGGQLNVEHEVWNVEADYIRTDTQDMPVKCNDIFKLLPGREDSIQCVLTKGIAGIGKTVSVQKFILDWAEGKANEDISLIFPLPFRELNLMKERFSLLGLIQHYHPEMKGCESIDLNNRTVLFIFDGLDECRLPLDFQSNGSCYDVTESTSVDVLLTNLIKGNLLPSALLWITTRPAAANKIPPECVHRMTEVRGFKDQQKEEYFLKRFSDEKLANRIISHVKSSRSLYIMCHIPVFCWISATVLERMLDKPEQKEIPKTLTEMYTHFLLIQTAIKNQKYKGDYNKNPKEIRQQDKEIIVNLGKLAFQQLQKNNLIFYEEDLSEAGIDVSKTSEYSGLCTEIFKEEFGMYEEKMYCFVHLTIQEYLAALSVHLFYTNNQENPLNLDTSDVSLINEDGSIKLSVVHRSAVDQALQSHTGHLDLFLRFLLGISLDSNQALLKGLLTQTGNSSQNIKETVRYIKNKISKSPSPERTINLFHCLNELDDHSLVEDIQSYLESNSLSEQKLTPDQCSALAYVLLMSEEELKVLDLRMYNSTSAGYRRLLPVLKHSRKALLQYCDLTPAICDLVRLVLQSPNSLLRELDLSCNSKLGDKGAKLLCAGLLTPQCRLLNLGLGDCNLTQSCCADLASVLRLPHSELRELDLRGNDLLDSGVRALSAGLEDPRCKLQRLGLSGCQITEEGCDVLASALCSNPLFLRELDLSYNHPGDRGVRALSAVREDPSCKLETLNVEHGGEFRLKPGLHKYGCRPTLDAATANPGVSVSADGGRMYQKVALQRTGDPARFEDAAQVLCAESVTGRCYWEAEWEGGFADVGVAYSGIPRKGIDSGLGLNDQSWNLRSDPQVFVAWHNGKSTSIAVPASRRVGAYLDWPAGTLAFYKITPKGPVHLHTFHTTFTRPLYPAFGVSQDFPLSLWQLR from the exons ATGTTGGAACACTATCCTGCCGACAGTGCTCTGACGGTCACACTGCACATCCTGAGGGAGATGAGCCTGAACAATGAGGCTCTGACACTGGCTAGGAAAATGGGGAGAG AGCTGCCCATAGGGGGTCCAAGGCCCAGAgtgacccccccacctcctgcagGACCAATCCAAGGGGGCACCGCTGACATTAAACCACCCCCCGCAGGACCGACCCAAAGGGGCACCACTGACAGCAGACCACAGCCAATGGTGGCATGTAGTAGCCCTG aTGTGACAGCCAGGACAGTCCAGGAGAAAATTCGATCCAAGCTGAGGATGAGGTTCCAACGCATATTTGAAGGGATTCCTAAGAAGGGACAGTCGAATCTGCTCATCAAAGTGTACACAGAAGTCTTCATCACTGAGGGTGCAGGTGGACAGCTAAACGTTGAGCATGAGGTGTGGAACGTGGAGGCAGACTACATAAGAACAGACACGCAGGACATGCCTGTCAAatgcaatgacattttcaagcTCTTACCTGGACGAGAGGACTCCATCCAATGTGTTTTGACTAAGGGGATAGCTGGCATTGGcaaaacagtctctgtgcagaagttcattctcGATTGGGCTGAAGGTAAAGCGAACGAGGACATTAGCCTGATATTTCCTCTCCCGTTCCGAGAGCTCAATCTGATGAAGGAGAGGTTCAGCCTGCTGGGGCTCATTCAGCACTACCACCCAGAGATGAAGGGCTGCGAGAGCATCGACTTGAACAACAGGACGGTTctgttcatctttgatggtctggaCGAGTGTCGACTCCCCTTAGACTTCCAAAGCAATGGGAGCTGCTATGATGTAACGGAATCAACATCAGTGGACgtgctgctgacaaacctcatcaaggggaatctgcttccctctgccctcctctggatcaccacccgaccagcagcagccaataAGATCCCCCCTGAGTGCGTCCACAGGATGACAGAGGTGCGAGGTTTTAAAGACCaacagaaggaggagtacttCCTGAAGAGATTCAGTGATGAGAAACTGGCCAACAGAATTATCTCACACGTGAAGTCATCCAGGAGTctctacatcatgtgtcacataccagtCTTCTGCTGGATTTCAGCCACTGTTCTTGAGAGAATGTTGGACAAACCAGAGCAGAAAGAAATCCCTAAGACTCTCACCGAAATGTACACCCACTTCCTGTTGATTCAGACAGCTATAAAGAACCAAAAGTACAAGGGAGATTATAATAAAAACCCAAAAGAAATTCGGCAGCAAGATAAAGAAATTATTGTTAACCTTGGGAAGCTGGCTTTTCAACAGCTACAAAAGAATAATCTCATATTTTATGAGGAAGACTTGAGCGAGGCTGGCATTGATGTCAGTAAAACGTCAGAGTACTCTGGGTTATGCACAGAAATCTTCAAAGAAGAGTTTGGAATGTACGAGGAGAAGATGTACTGCTTTGTGCACCTGACTATTCAGGAGTACCTGGCTGCTTTGTCTGTGCACCTCTTCTATACAAACAACCAGGAAAATCCATTAAATCTGGACACATCGGATGTGTCATTGATCAATGAAGATGGCAGCATAAAGTTATCTGTGGTGCACAGGAGTGCAGTGGACCAGGCCTTGCAGAGTCACACTGGGCACCTGGACCTTTTTCTCCGTTTCCTCCTCGGCATCTCTCTGGACTCCAATCAAGCTCTTCTTAAGGGGctactgacacagacaggaaacagctcACAGAACATCAAGGAAACGGTAAGATACATCAAGAATAAGATCAGTAAGAGTCCCTCACCAGAGAGGACCATCAATCTATTCCACTGTCTGAATGAACTGGATGACCACTCTCTGGTGGAGGATATCCAGAGCTACCTGGAGTCAAACAGTCTCTCTGAGCAAAAgctgactccagatcagtgcTCAGCGCTGGCCTACGTGCTGCTTAtgtcagaggaggagctgaaagTGCTTGATTTGAGGATGTACAACTCCACTTCTGCTGGATATCGCAGACTTCTTCCGGTTCTCAAGCACAGTAGGAAGGCACT GCTGCAGTACTGTGACCTCACTCCAGCCATCTGTGACCTGGTTAGGTTGGTCTTGCAGTCTCCCAACTCCctcctgagagagctggacctcagctgTAACAGTAAGCTGGGGGACAAAGGTGccaagctgctctgtgctggactgctGACTCCTCAGTGTAGGCTGCTCAATCTGGG GCTCGGAGATTGCAAcctcacacagagctgctgtgcTGATCTGGCCTCAGTCCTGCGCTTGCcccactcagagctgagagagctggacctgaggggAAATGACCTGCTGGACTCtggagtgagagcgctctctgctggactggaggaccCACGCTGTAAACTGCAGAGGCTGGG GCTGTCAGGCTGCCAAATCACAGAAGAAGGGTGTGACGTCCTGGCTTCCGCCCTGTGCTCAAACCCTTTGtttctgagagagctggatctgagctacaaccaCCCGGGGGACAgaggagtgagagcgctctctgctgtaCGGGAGGACCCCAGCTGTAAACTGGAGACGCTGAA TGTGGAGCATGGTGGAGAGTTCAGGCTTAAACCAGGGCTGCACAAAT ACGGCTGTCGGCCCACGCTGGACGCCGCGACCGCCAACCCGGGCGTTTCCGTCTCCGCCGACGGCGGGAGGATGTACCAGAAGGTGGCGCTGCAGAGGACCGGCGACCCGGCCAGGTTCGAGGACGCCGCTCAGGTGCTGTGCGCGGAGAGCGTGACCGGccgctgttactgggaggcgGAGTGGGAGGGGGGCTTTGCGGACGTGGGCGTGGCCTACAGCGGGATCCCCAGGAAGGGCATCGACAGCGGTCTCGGGCTCAACGACCAGTCCTGGAACCTGCGCTCCGACCCGCAGGTGTTTGTGGCCTGGCACAACGGCAAGAGCACCAGCATCGCCGTCCCGGCCTCCCGCCGCGTCGGGGCGTACCTGGACTGGCCGGCCGGCACTCTGGCCTTCTACAAGATCACCCCCAAAGGGCCTGTCCACCTGCACACCTTCCACACCACCTTCACCCGGCCGCTCTACCCGGCCTTCGGCGTCAGCCAGGACTTCCCCCTGTCATTGTGGCAGCTGCGCTAG
- the LOC118769649 gene encoding GPI-linked NAD(P)(+)--arginine ADP-ribosyltransferase 1-like, with protein sequence MGFFIIDLLLVATISGAMADTCLGDNKQVDMAFSAVDDQYRSCTDRIMGDVTGSDGLLRAELKADGSFQDSWTQAEGCNKTVPGLNEYHSKALALYTSWNRTFPNTFDTDTQALGPDPSVYRRYFPYKSLHFLLTDAVRVLREQQGPVCRTVSGRRGGWELQPRRGDRVRIGRFFLGYPRYSSRTFDLTVRTCHGVELTPCSSRRGRVLVPPYESFKVVAVRGVGRERRFYLESIGTYSNLQCALYSGSSEPSQGSARV encoded by the exons ATGGGATTCTTCATCATAGACCTGCTGCTTGTGGCTACAATAAGTGGAGCCATGGCTGATACT TGCCTGGGTGACAACAAACAAGTGGACATGGCTTTCAGCGCTGTGGACGATCAATATCGGTCCTGCACAGACCGAATAATGGGGGATGTCACTGGTTCCGACGGTCTCTTGCGGGCCGAACTGAAGGCTGACGGCTCATTCCAGGACAGTTGGACCCAGGCAGAGGGCTGCAATAAAACCGTCCCGGGCCTCAACGAGTACCACAGCAAAGCGCTAGCGCTCTACACGAGCTGGAACCGGACCTTCCCCAACACATTCGACACCGACACCCAGGCCCTGGGGCCCGACCCCTCCGTCTACAGGAGGTACTTCCCCTACAAGTCGCTGCACTTCCTGCTGACGGACGCGGTGCGGGTCCTGAGGGAGCAGCAGGGTCCCGTCTGTCGCACAGTGAGTggcaggagggggggttgggagcTGCAGCCCAGGCGGGGGGATCGGGTCCGCATCGGCCGCTTTTTCCTGGGCTACCCCAGGTACTCCTCCAGGACCTTCGACCTGACTGTCAGGACCTGCCACGGGGTGGAGCTCACGCCCTGCAGCTCGCGCAGAGGCCGCGTCCTGGTTCCGCCCTACGAGAGCTTCAAGGTGGTGgcggtgaggggggtgggtagAGAGAGGCGCTTCTACCTGGAGTCCATCGGAACCTACAGCAATCTGCAGTGCGCGCTCTACTCTGG GTCTTCAGAACCGTCCCAGGGTTCTGCTCGTGTGTAG